One segment of Podarcis muralis chromosome 17, rPodMur119.hap1.1, whole genome shotgun sequence DNA contains the following:
- the DUSP12 gene encoding dual specificity protein phosphatase 12 isoform X2 codes for MVPVLPGLYLGGAGGGLGFSDGAAPAWALLLVDSEPPEAGAVSGAEAVLHVPALDQPQADLLSHLDACADFLGRARERGARALVSQAGVSRSVAVVTAYLMKANKLPFEEAYAFVQAIKPDAKMNEGFEWQLKLYEKMGCEVDVTSTIYKQYRLQKVTEKYPELRNLPRDVFAVDPNTVQQTPNTEVLYRCRKCRRLLFRSSSILSHDEGKGPAAFAHKRLSRPAPFPCDDQSRCTSYFIEPVQWMEPALLGVMDGQLLCPKCTSKLGSFHWQGEQCSCGHWVTPAFQIHKSRVDEVKGLLPMGTVKR; via the exons ATGGTGCCCGTCCTCCCCGGCCTGTATCTGGGCGGCGCGGGCGGCGGCCTCGGCTTCTCGGATGGCGCGGCGCCGGCCTgggcgctgctgctggtggacTCGGAGCCGCCCGAGGCCGGGGCGGTGTCGGGGGCGGAGGCGGTGCTGCACGTGCCCGCCCTGGACCAGCCCCAGGCCGACCTCCTCAGCCACCTCGACGCATGCGCGGACTTCCTCGGGCGCGCGCGGGAAAGGGGGGCGCGCGCCCTGGTCAG tcaaGCTGGAGTCAGCCGGAGTGTTGCTGTTGTGACTGCCTATTTAATGAAAGCCAATAAACTCCCTTTTGAAGAGGCCTATGCCTTTGTCCAGGCCATCAAACCAGATGCCAA AATGAATGAAGGCTTCGAGTGGCAACTGAAACTCTATGAAAAAATGGGCTGTGAAGTCGATGTGACCAGTACTATTTACAAACAGTATCGTTTGCAAAAGGTTACAGAGAAATATCCTG AGCTACGAAATCTGCCGCGAGATGTCTTTGCAGTTGATCCAAACACTGTACAGCAAACTCCAAACACTGAGGTTCTGTACAGGTGTAGAAAGTGCAG GCGCCTGCTCTTTCGAAGTTCAAGCATTTTGTCCCATGATGAAGGCAAGGGACCTGCTGCTTTTGCTCATAAGAGGCTTTCAAGACCTGCCCCTTTTCCCTGTGATGACCAGTCTAGGTGTACTTCTTACTTCATTGAGCCCGTGCAGTGGATGGAACCTGCACTCTTAGGAGTGATGGATGGACAG CTTCTGTGCCCAAAATGTACATCGAAGCTGGGCTCCTTCCATTGGCAAGGTGAACAATGTTCGTGCGGCCATTGGGTGACCCCTGCCTTCCAAATTCACAAGAGTCGTGTGGATGAAGTAAAAGGACTGCTGCCCATGGGTACCGTAAAAAGGTGA
- the DUSP12 gene encoding dual specificity protein phosphatase 12 isoform X1: MVPVLPGLYLGGAGGGLGFSDGAAPAWALLLVDSEPPEAGAVSGAEAVLHVPALDQPQADLLSHLDACADFLGRARERGARALVRCQAGVSRSVAVVTAYLMKANKLPFEEAYAFVQAIKPDAKMNEGFEWQLKLYEKMGCEVDVTSTIYKQYRLQKVTEKYPELRNLPRDVFAVDPNTVQQTPNTEVLYRCRKCRRLLFRSSSILSHDEGKGPAAFAHKRLSRPAPFPCDDQSRCTSYFIEPVQWMEPALLGVMDGQLLCPKCTSKLGSFHWQGEQCSCGHWVTPAFQIHKSRVDEVKGLLPMGTVKR; the protein is encoded by the exons ATGGTGCCCGTCCTCCCCGGCCTGTATCTGGGCGGCGCGGGCGGCGGCCTCGGCTTCTCGGATGGCGCGGCGCCGGCCTgggcgctgctgctggtggacTCGGAGCCGCCCGAGGCCGGGGCGGTGTCGGGGGCGGAGGCGGTGCTGCACGTGCCCGCCCTGGACCAGCCCCAGGCCGACCTCCTCAGCCACCTCGACGCATGCGCGGACTTCCTCGGGCGCGCGCGGGAAAGGGGGGCGCGCGCCCTGGTCAGGTG tcaaGCTGGAGTCAGCCGGAGTGTTGCTGTTGTGACTGCCTATTTAATGAAAGCCAATAAACTCCCTTTTGAAGAGGCCTATGCCTTTGTCCAGGCCATCAAACCAGATGCCAA AATGAATGAAGGCTTCGAGTGGCAACTGAAACTCTATGAAAAAATGGGCTGTGAAGTCGATGTGACCAGTACTATTTACAAACAGTATCGTTTGCAAAAGGTTACAGAGAAATATCCTG AGCTACGAAATCTGCCGCGAGATGTCTTTGCAGTTGATCCAAACACTGTACAGCAAACTCCAAACACTGAGGTTCTGTACAGGTGTAGAAAGTGCAG GCGCCTGCTCTTTCGAAGTTCAAGCATTTTGTCCCATGATGAAGGCAAGGGACCTGCTGCTTTTGCTCATAAGAGGCTTTCAAGACCTGCCCCTTTTCCCTGTGATGACCAGTCTAGGTGTACTTCTTACTTCATTGAGCCCGTGCAGTGGATGGAACCTGCACTCTTAGGAGTGATGGATGGACAG CTTCTGTGCCCAAAATGTACATCGAAGCTGGGCTCCTTCCATTGGCAAGGTGAACAATGTTCGTGCGGCCATTGGGTGACCCCTGCCTTCCAAATTCACAAGAGTCGTGTGGATGAAGTAAAAGGACTGCTGCCCATGGGTACCGTAAAAAGGTGA